A stretch of DNA from Halopiger xanaduensis SH-6:
GGAGCTAATTTTCGAACTTCCGAACGGAGATCGGCGCCACTACCGCGTAAACACCGTGCCCGTGTTCGGCCCCGACGAAACGATCGATCGCATCATCACTGCGGGGAAAGACATCACCGAGCTCAAGGAACGAGAGCGGCAACTCGAACAGCGAAAGGCGGAACTCGAGACGGAACTCAACGGGATCCTCGGGCGGATCTCCGACGCGTTCTACGCGCTCGACGACGACTGGCAGTTGACGCACTTAAACGAGCGGGCCGCCGAACTCCTCGGGCGACCGGCCGACGAGTTACTGGGGCGGGAAATCTGGGACGTCCTTCCCGAGGCGGACGACGAACTGTACAGGACGAAATTCAGGACTGCGATGGAAACGCAGGAGCCGCTCAATTTCGAGGTCTACGAGGAGGGCACCGAGTCGTGGCTCGAGTTTTCAGTGTACCCGTCCGAATCGGGACTCTCGATTTACTTCCGCGACGTGACGGCGCGGGTCGAGCGCGAACAGGAACTGACGAAGTACGAAACCATCGTCGAGACGATCAACGACGGCATCTACGTCAAAGACGAGGACGGCTACTTCGCGATGGTCAACGAGGCGTACGCGGAGCTCACCGGCTACGATCGCACCGAACTCGTCGGCGAACACGCCTCGCTGGTCGTCGACGAGGAGACGATCACGGAATCGCGAGACCAGATCGCGGCCGGCGACGGCGCACCGCCGGCGATGGAGACGGAGCTCCAGACGGCCAGCGGAGACCGCGTCCCGGTCGAGGGGACCTTCGCGACGTTACAGACCGGCGACAGCCGCGAGGAGATCGGCGTGGTCCGCGACGTCACCGAGCGCAAGGAACGCGAACGGGCCCTCCGCGAGCGCGAACGTCGACTCAAGGAGCACAAGGAGTTCACTGACGACGTTCTGAACGCCGTCGACGACCTCTTCTACCTCATCGATGCGGACGGCAACTTGCAGCGGTGGAACGAGAGCGTGAACGACGTCACCGGCTACTCGGACGCGGAAATCGAGTCGATGACCGCACTGGACTTTTTCGACGAGGAGTACGCCGAGCAGGTCGCGGACACGATCGCCGACGGCTTCGAATCCGGCGATCTACAGATCGAAGCGAAGATTCGGACCAAGGACGGGGAGCGGATACCGTACGAGTTCACGGCGTCGACCCTCGAGGATCCGGACGGGAACGAGGTGCTCACCGGCATCGGCCGCGATATCACGGATCGCCTCGAGTACGAACGCCAGCTCGAGGAGTCGAACGAACGCTTGGAGCAGTTCGCCTACGCCGCCTCCCACGACCTGCAAGAGCCGCTGCGGATGGTGACCAGTTACCTGCAGTTGCTGGAGAATCGGTACGCCGACGACCTCGACGACGACGCGAAGGAATTCATCGAATTCGCCGTCGACGGCGCCGAGCGCATGCGCAAGATGATCGACGGCCTGCTCCAGTACTCGCGGGTCGAGACGCGGGGCGATCCGTTCGAGGCGGTCGATCTGAACGAGGTGCTCGACGAGACGCTCGAGAACCTCGAACTCCAGATCGACGAAAACCGGGCCGAGGTCGTAGTCGACTCGTTGCCGACCGTCCGCGGCGACGCGAGACAACTCCAACAGGTGTTCCAGAATCTGATCAGCAACGCGGTCGAGTACAGCGGCGAGGAGCCGCCCGAGATCCGTATCGTCGCCGAACGAGAGGGGGCGAAATACGTCGTCTCGGTTCACGACGACGGGATCGGGATCGACCCCGCGGATCAGGATCGAATCTTCGAAGTGTTCCACCGGCTCCACACCCACGAGGAACACCCCGGGACCGGGATCGGCCTCGCGCTCTGTCGTCGCATCGTCGAGCGCCACGGCGGCGAGATCTGGGTCGACTCCGAACCGGGAGACGGAACGACGTTTTCGTTTACGCTGCCCCCGGCGTGACGGCCGCGCCGTCGGCCGCACTATCGATCGCGGAGTGCTCGCCGGGCTACCACGGGAACAGCGGCGGGAGGGCGGAGGCAACCGACGATGCGGTTAGTTCGGCACCGTCCTCGCCGTAGGCCATCGTCGGATACGCATCAGTGGCGGCGGCGGCGTACTCGATAGACTGCTCGTATCCCGCTCTCGTGTGCGGTGAGAACGGCGTTTCCAATCCCTGCTCTTCGAGCACCCACTGGCCGAACCGCTCGTTCATGTCCTCGTTTGTCCGCCACTCGCCGCCGTCCGGTCGACTCCCCTCCTCGAACTCGGTTTCGTCGCGCTTTCGCTCCTCGACGTAGAGGTAGTGTTTCGGATACGGGCTGGCGTCCCAGACGCGGGCCAGCGTCGTCCCGTCGGCCAGCAGCGCGAGCTCGAGGAACGTGTACATCGTCGGCGGCTCCACGATGAACGCGGGAACGACCGCCGCGTCCATCCCCGTCGTCTCGAGGAACTCGACGGGGCCGAGCTCGTAGAACTTCTCGCGCATGATCTCGATGTACGTGTCGGTGCCGCCGTAGATGACCGAGGCGCGAACGCCCTCGACGCCGTCGACGACTTCGGTCACGGCGTCGCTCTCGAATCGTTCGACCGTCGCGCGAAGCTTGTCCTGGCCGCCAAACCAGTCGAGGTCGTCCCGCTCGATGATGTCTCGCACGACGTTGTCCTCTGACTTCTCGCCTTCGACGACGACGTACGACGGCTTCTCGTCCGCGTTCGTATCGTAAGAGAGACTCGAGTCGACGACGGTTCGACCGTCGGGGGTGGCGAACGACAGGTCAATCTGGTTCGCCAGCCGGTACTGTCGAAGCCCCTCGTCGTATTCGGGAAGCTGCTTTCGCATCTCGCGGACCGCCTGCAGGTCGTCCGGGAGGTCGGTTACGGCGTCGGCGACGAACCACGCGTCGAGGGACTTCCCGTAGTAGTCGGGCATCGCGCTGTTGAGGGGATCGCCGCCCTCCGAACTGTTCTCGTTGCGACCCGGAAGGAGCGTGACCGTCGTCGCCGACGTGGAACGCTCGACCATCAGTGCCACCCCCGTCCGAATTCGATCTCGGTTCCGGCAACCGTGAGCAGGTGCCGATTCGCGTCGAGCGTCTCGAATCGGTACGGTTCCGTTGCACCGTCAGCGAACACGAACTCGCCCTCCTCCCGCGCCTCTGTCTCCGCGGTCACCGTAGTACGGACGTAGACGCCGTGCTCGAACTGGAGGTCCCGCATCGTCGCTGCGAGGCGGGCTCGTCCGACGGCGCCGACCGAGTTGGTCGCACGGATCGCATCGAAGACGATTCCGCCGCGGCGCGTGTCGATCTCGGTCGACGAGCCCGAACCGCGGTCGGCCACCGACCACGTGATCTCGAGCCGCGGCATCGCGTCGAGGAGACCGGCGTCGACGTCGCTCACATCCCAGTAGACGCGTCCGGGCATCGCTTGCGGGACCGATACCGGGTCGGATTCGGCGATCGGATCCGTCGTTAGCCAGTCGTCGAGTCGATTCACCAGCCGAAAGCGAAACTCGAGGGGCGAGTCGGTCCCGGCAATTCGGCCCGGTGTCACGTCGGCGACGAAGTACGGGTGCGTCGACGGGTCGAGGTCGGTGAGCGGCCGCGAGATGGCGCGTCGCATTCCCGTCGACGGTCGCCTCGAGGGCGTACTCGCCTTCGGTGACCGCGGTCGGACGGTCGCGTCGGGCGACCCTCGACAACGCGACACCATCGCCGGGTCGCCACTCGTCGAGCGCCGATTCGAAGGTCCCGAGCGAGAGGGTATCGATCGCGTCAGTGCTCGCGTCGGCGGTCGTTCGCCGTGACGCGAGCGAACCGACGACGGCGGCGATACCGGTTCCCGCGACCGCCGATAAGACGTCGCGGCGCGGCGCCCGGAACAGCCTCTCTTTGTCGGACATCTACCGGAACCGATGAACGTCACGTTCGTAGTAATTACGCATCGCGGGATTGTCGACGGGCCATACGTGCGGTCGGCTCGAGGCCCGCGATCGGGGGTGCGAAAGACCGAGTCACCGAGTGAGTTCGACCGCACGCCGCCGCTGCACCGAACAGGTTCTCGATCCGCAGGCTCGACGGATTCGTCACGCTGTGCGCTCGACCGGCGGATTCCTGTCCGCTCCGTCCACACTCGTGATTCATCCGGTGCGCCGGCAAACGAAAAGAGATACCATAATAGAGTCGCTACCGTGAGCAATGAAAACTCACGGAGAGCGTAACGAACCGTACGGTGAGTAACGATGGGTGCTGATAACGTCGATATCTTCAAACACATCGTTTTCAGGCTGCCGTCGCTCCCGGTCCAAATCGCCGCGATGGTGGGTTTGAGCCCGATCTACGCGACTCTCACGTACGTGGCCCTCAACGAATTCGCACCGGTCGAACTACAACCGTGGGTCGTCCCGGTCGGGGCGTTCGTGATCTTCTTGGCGCCGTTTCTCGTCGCCGCCGAACTGTTCTATCACGCCCTCCCCGACTACCCGCGCCACTGGAGCTACTTCCTGGCGCTCACGACGCAGCTGTTCCTCTTTAT
This window harbors:
- a CDS encoding PAS domain-containing sensor histidine kinase, producing the protein MDTPGSEPDVTREDVRGVFTQFERASTPVTVTDVAETLDCPQRTARHTLDELTDSGEVETRELADGTRVWWQPDGDTRTRAETETPDEAEFAAFVSAVRDYAIFMLDPEGTVVNWNEGAERIKGYRTEEIVGEHFSTFYTDSDTDAGVPEENLEAAADAGRVEDEGWRVRKDGSRFWAHVTITAIRDDDGTLQGFTKVTRDMTERREYEQRLRRERDFTERILETIPVGTCVLTPDGTLTRANRRLLTRLEIDESERSEYTIESWEVYDGAGDRIPPAERPWTKALDTGDPVYDYQCQLDVPNGDRRWVSLNAAPLEDGEEQRVILSVEDIAEQKEREQQLRRQYRQTEQLLRTAPVAIAVQNSDRETVMANRRAEVVFDLSEAEFAENPVDTGDWKIYDADGNRLEPDETTSARVVESGEPVFDEELIFELPNGDRRHYRVNTVPVFGPDETIDRIITAGKDITELKERERQLEQRKAELETELNGILGRISDAFYALDDDWQLTHLNERAAELLGRPADELLGREIWDVLPEADDELYRTKFRTAMETQEPLNFEVYEEGTESWLEFSVYPSESGLSIYFRDVTARVEREQELTKYETIVETINDGIYVKDEDGYFAMVNEAYAELTGYDRTELVGEHASLVVDEETITESRDQIAAGDGAPPAMETELQTASGDRVPVEGTFATLQTGDSREEIGVVRDVTERKERERALRERERRLKEHKEFTDDVLNAVDDLFYLIDADGNLQRWNESVNDVTGYSDAEIESMTALDFFDEEYAEQVADTIADGFESGDLQIEAKIRTKDGERIPYEFTASTLEDPDGNEVLTGIGRDITDRLEYERQLEESNERLEQFAYAASHDLQEPLRMVTSYLQLLENRYADDLDDDAKEFIEFAVDGAERMRKMIDGLLQYSRVETRGDPFEAVDLNEVLDETLENLELQIDENRAEVVVDSLPTVRGDARQLQQVFQNLISNAVEYSGEEPPEIRIVAEREGAKYVVSVHDDGIGIDPADQDRIFEVFHRLHTHEEHPGTGIGLALCRRIVERHGGEIWVDSEPGDGTTFSFTLPPA